The genomic DNA catcttctctaGACTTTACTGCTCTGTGCAGACTTTATCatatagaaaggggaagacagaggccgagaaacaaaaaagaaatacaccacagtcccaaagctttctccagtgtggtaggaGCTGGGCTTCCAACTGGGTCATGCAGGCCAACTTTCAAAATAATTATAAACTCTCACCTGTATTTTTCAAAGATAAAGATGAAATGTAAGAGCAGGATTTAGAATCTTACATTGTATTTTCTGGTTAAAGTTAGGTCATCAAGTCACTTCTTTTTGTTTCTAGGTCTCTTTTCCACCCACCTATAAGACAGATGATACATGGTATTAACCATCTTCTCCTTACAGAATgcattatatataaaaataaatatatatgtatatacacatatatacatatacatacatatacatacatatatacatatgcatatatatatatagtcccatgagatagagcatatgttaacacgtatccataaactagggcaaaatatatacctgaaagcaaaagtacacagtagtctgcagtgagtcagtatcaagttcctaatgaaatagtatctaattagacttagataccctcctcacctacttccttttacagttctctcacttactccaaagctaaccttagcaaagcaaggactacaaaagtatgcaagagactggcatactttaatgatgactctttagtcactatcagggcacccccatcagctggggccctagtcggggagttctgagattcccaaacagacatgatgaacctagacctcaaaataaatccctttctccattgttactggttatctctatcaggaacaacaaaatagacccctttgtggacctttccctcaacttggatatacatggtagaaaatgttccatcctctgaagggaggatgggcaacatactctatgctccacctgaggaagatgggtcaatattggggcagcttggaatgttcctactcatgaccacagaatgtgagctcagatctacaggcatgcagaggtcacataggctcctaagttgaatatgggtcccagatcacatcaaattagtggggttacagtcaacaatatttataccccttccccatattagggagctactctcttccctgatgcagctttctgtcccttttccagccatgacatcaccaccccagacaataacttgcatccacctgcgTATGAGAttacaggctcaggggaaaaaaaaactaatatagctacaggccctttgaaatataagtaaaatatgctactacctatctacaaaatggaggaccccccccaactcttcatctgcattattccagcctttaggtacatgattgttcaacaatttgtttggctttgtatgttaactctcttttcagccaccaggttccagatgctagcatgatgccgaccagacttccctggacagacaaccccaccaatgtgtcctggagctcctcttcccctgagacccaccctactaggaaaagagagaggcaagctgggagtatggatccaccagtcaattcccatgttcagtggggaagcaattacagaagccagaccttccacattctgcatcctacaatgaccttgggtccatactcccagagggataaataataagaaagctatcagaggaggggatgggatacggagatctggtggtgggaactgtgtagagttgtacccctcttatcctatggttaagttaatgtttccttttttaaataaataaaaatattttaaaaatccaggggacaggtggtggtgtacctggttaatcacacacacacacatcagtgtgcaaggactcaggttcaagccctggtcccaacctgaagggggaaagattcacaagttgtgaagcagggctgcaagtatctctctgtatctttccctccctatcttcccctcccctctcaatttctctgtctttaaccaataataagtaaataaaattaaaagatttacaaatatatctatatataaagaataaactgcataaaacaaataaatgaaatgtatATTCTGGCCTGGTGCATATCAATTACGTTAGACTAAATAGCAAGCTAAAAGAtgatctttatttcttattttttatgttcatGTTGATTTTTTTGTGATTGATAGGCCTTTTTTATTTgcaatttaatattggtttacaaaattataagacaacaggggtctaattccacaccattcccaccactagagttctgtgtccccattccctccattggaaactgcagtggttctcccgaggtcccagatatgggttgacgtgtgtgtgtgtgtgtgtgtgtgtgtgtgtgtgtgtgtgtgtgtgtgtgtgtgtgtgtgtgtgtgtgtgtgtgtgtctgtgcgcacATGCGCTtgtctatggtcttgccttctcttcatttttcAGTCACACCTacccctattactacttctgagtgtcctaacttttttcttcttatctttctgggtcctgactgAGTTAGGGTTCAGAGtcctgtggtcatcttcccctaacatctctccccctccaaaagtaaagaccaaaattcttttttcagGTGCAGAAACtgcgagttctggcttctgtaattacttctccactggacacagtgGATCCATACCCACCATCTGTTTCTATTTCTAGCTGGGGAGGGCTTTGGGGTggcggagatccaggacacattgtgaagtcatctgcccagagaagtcatgaCGGAGTCATAGTcacactgatttttttcccaccaggattattgccagggctcggtgccagcactacagatccactgctctggTGGCCATCTATTgtcccattgttgctgttgctgttgttggataggatagagagaacatgagagaggagaggaagacagacagacacctgcagacctgcatcaccgcttgtgaagcgaccctcctgcaggtggggaggtgggggcttgaaccgggatccttgcgccagttctTGCGCATCACATTACACGCACTTactctgctgcgctaccatctggccctcATGCTGATGCTTTTTAAGCTGTATAATATAAACAAATACTACCGAACACAAAGTAATATTGTAGATTCTAACACTCGAGGCAAAATTTCCACAGAAAGGGCATCATCACTGCTGCCATCATGGAGAAATTCACAGTGTAATTAGCTCGTACAGGAAAATGACCCAGTAAAAGAGCTACTTTgtcagagatttttaaaaatcaaatcttGTTAAATTAATTAAACAAGGCGGCCATTAGACTGAGGTGACACTAACAATATAGAGGCCTATGTAAAGCAAACTAAATTTAAACCGGCAATGCTTCAGTGTTACAAATTCAGAACACTATGGACAATCACAAACAGCCAGCTGTGCTTTAAATTCTCGACAGTGAAGAATCTCCTTTACTTCTGCCTTTTCTCTGTGAAATTCTCTTTCCAAGTTCCTGTTGGTGAAGCTCACTAGAATGAACGCTTCTGCCCAAATAAACTCTTACATTTTTTAAACATGTCTCTGGGTGTGTTTTAACCACTGACATACAAGGGAACCAAAGGAACATCCCACAACCAGGCATAAGTACCTATGCAGCCCCATGAGCTCAGTGACTCTTGGCTAAGACCCTATTAAGTCCTGGGTCCCAATTTCACAGTTTTTACTTTATGAGCTTTAgacattatttacatatttattttccagacgaggtccagaagccagctagaatCCAACTGGCTCTGACTTACAAACCAAGACCAGGTTCAACTTAGACACCAAAGTTCAAATTGCTTTTTCTCTGTTAATGTTCAAGAAAAAATGACTCCTTAATTTTGGCAATCATCACTAAATCTACTTCTAAGCCCATAGGTGCACAATAGAAGTCCTAGCTTTCCTTGAAAAGATGGTATTTTTGATAGTTGAATTTACCAGAAAATAGCTCCTGTGGTACTTGGAGCAACATCTCTGTTATTGTAGTAAATACAAGGAATTAACAAGACACTTGGCTAAAATAAGTTGATGTCCTTTCAGATACATTCTTTGATTTGTTTGATATCAGTTGGTTTGGTTTATGGAAGGTCTGGTTAAGGAGTATACTAGTTTCTTGATATCATCTTCCTGAAAGTCTTAAATGTGTGTTCAAAGCCAACATAGCATACCAGATCAATGGTAGTAAACGACTATactagaaggaagagaaaaaaggtgaACAGTAGGGAGCAGGTGGCgactcatccagtagagcacacatttgacCATGCACAAAGCCCCTGTTACCATgagttgaagcccccagtccccacctatcggacagaagcttcatgaatggtggaacagtgctacagtttctctactctctctctccctctctgtctctcattttccactataaaaaatgaaaaaggaaaaaagatgaatAGTAAAAATCATTCTTCCATGGATTTGATGACATAACCGTTAAGTTCCACAGTGAGACAAGAAGAACTTAAATCTGATGGAAACTGAGTAGTGCTAACACTGAAATTGTGGTCCAATCTCTCAACTATAAAAGGATAATCAAAACTAAAATTGCTAAAGTAACTAAGGAGGTCTTTAGGACAAGGTGGTTCTAAAGCCTGGGAAGCATATACAAACTCTAATTTAAATCTATAAATGCTTCAAATTTACAGATCAAAATCAAGAAAAACCTAGTTACCAACAGTCAACCAGGCTTTTAACTATAATATTTCAATAGTCTCCTTATTTTGTTCTgccttttctttagaaaaatccCTCTCTGGGTGGCTGGCAGTAGAGTGCCCCCAGTCACTTCTAATGAGGCTGCCTCATACCAACAGATTCTTGCTCAAGCTCTGAAAGTGTTTAATATGCCTCAGTTTATTTTTAACAACCCTAATAATACCTCTTAAGCTATTCAATTCCCTTTCTCATATATTTATCTCGGATTTCAGTGTCAACCTTCTTTTTGAGTTTGTGGCTCTTGTTCACATTTGTTACAAATATATTCACAATTATTAaacgaaataaaataaataaatgtctaagTTGCCTAAAATTCCCTTAGCAGAGATTTAACTGCTATTTAAAATCGTGATCTGACTAGGCCAGCTACtcgctgggggtgggtgggaggggctgCGCGTAAAGCATCTGTGACGAAGGGCGCATGACGTAACAAGTCTTTATGTCGTTACAAGATAAAGCAGTGGTCTCTGGCAGCGGTCAGTAGGTGCTGACTCTTCAGCCCCAAGCGGGCACCGCCACTGCTATCTGGCGAGTTTCTGCTTGCGCTCGGCCTTTTTTACTGACCCCACAGGAAACAGCTACACTGAATCAACCACCGGAAGCTCAGGCAATGGCTGCCTCAACCGCCTCTCAACGCCCCCTCAAAGGGATCTTGAAGAACAGCTCGACCACTTCCTCGGTGGTGCCTGTGTCCGACCAGCCAGGCAGAAGTGTAGACGAAGATCGAAGTAAAAAGACCCAGAAGTGGGATGAAATGAACATTCTTGCAACATACCATCCAGCAGACAAGGACTACGGCTTAATGAAAATCGATGAACCTAGCACCCCTTATCATGCTATGGTAAGTGATGATGAAGATGTACTGAGTGACACAGAACGAACTGAAACTTTGACCCCGGATGTCCTTGCTAAGAAGTTAGCTGCTGCTGAAGGCTTAGAGCTAAAATACCGACTTCATGAACAGGAAAGTAGCGGAGATGAAGACAGTGACCTATCACCTGAAGAGCAAGAAAGAAAACGACAGTTTGAAATGAAAAGGAAGCTTCATTACAACGAAGCAATAAATCTTAAACTAGCCAGACAACTGCTTTCCGATGATGAGGAAGATGAAGAAATATTGCAAGTTATAACTGCACCAGGCACAAGTATGGAAGGACCAACTCAATCATTTGCTATAGATGAACAACCTCAAAACAGTTCACAGAGTTCATAGAGAAGAGACTCGCTCAGCGTTGTAATTGTCACGTATAGAACTGTAACTGTAATACGCGGCATTTTGTTCTCTAAAGTTCATGGCTTAACATCAAGGTGCACAGGAATAGATTGCCAGGAATTAAATAACTTCTGAGACTAATTGGACTGAAAACACCTAGTTGTTAACGTATTCTGGTGCCAagttcttcctcataaataaagcATAACATCATCAGTTGAAAAATACGTGATTTTTCTTGTAAGAATACTGATCAATTTGTGTAAGATATTATATAGCTTTTAATGCTTTAGTGGTTAAATATTTGGGGGGTTATCTCATTTATTTTCACTTCTAGATATATAACAAAGCTCATTTAAAGTTTTCTACGACAAAATTCAATGAAAATGTGATATATTCAAATCTGAAAAGTGTTTTTAACAACTATTTCAATCTGATTTTTCTGTTTAATTGAAATAGATTATAAGAGTTACCACTGTATTTATAGTCTTCCTTTATaatttctcttgagtttccttatAGTTACAAGAAAATGATTGATTATTTTCTCATCCAAACTAGCTTGTTTTCCCCCAGTTAAACTTGTACTAGCTTCTGCTCTCACTTTTATATATTTGATGGGTAGACTTCAgatcagtttttaaaatatagttcTAAAATAGCATCAGCATTCTTAACTCCGTGCCTTTGTTTCTTGATCCCTTCcataaataaacacacaatattttacatttataaaGGACCAAAAAGGTCATGGTTTTGGGAACTGTTTCTTCTCATACATAGTCTAGCATTTGCTACAACAATGAAATTCTTATTTTGACTACCAATGACAGTTCTTCTAATACATGGAGAAAATATTGACTAGAAGCAGTACTATAGACAAATTACAGTTCAGCTGCAAATTTTCTACACTTGATTTACTCCATGCTCATTAAATTGTTATTACTTAGAAAACGACTgagatttttttattgtagttcctGAGTATATAGTCAGGTAATCTTGAacagtttttaatttaaaaactttaaaaatagtcTCTGCTTGAAGGAGACATGATAATGTATACTATGAAAATTATACTTTCTTCTTTTAACAGTGAATTTTGGATTTTTCTTTCCTGAAATGAAGTGTAGTTCTGTGTATCTTGGTTTAGTGGTGGTTTTATTTTCCGGTCAACTATTTGTATCTTAATTTTTGTTAGTATCAAAAGAATCCATTATATGAAGagagttttaaaataatttctatatATTGTGTATATGAAGTTGTTCTTACTGAACAGCTTACTTTCCACTTGCAATATGAAAATACCAAtatgttaaaaaaatttaagtgtgtggggggaagtgatctttctcagaacactagaaatggacctgccctatgtcCCAGCAATTTTTTTCAACTTAGTAACTTTTAATTGATAATTTTTACATAAGTATCACAGAacaaaaaaatagcaaaattataaaaatgatgTGCCAAAGAAATCCCGATGAATTCATACAATGGTTCAGTAGTTTGGGGGCGGATGGGCAGATGGTCTTCACTGGAGAGATCAGCAAGGTTTTCAGGAGCTACATACGCCCAGCTAAGGGAAATGATGATAAGGACCTTGAAAGGACCAtggtctccccagagccctgccccactagggaaagagagagtcaggctgggagtatggatcgacctgccaatgcccatgtccagtggagaagcaattatagattgattatatacagaagccagaccttccaccttctgcaccccaaaatgaccctgggtcgatgctcccagagggataaagaatgggaaacactttcttttttttcttttttatttaagaaaggactaaaaaaccataggataggaggggtacaactccacacaattcctaccacccaatctccatataccaccctctcccctgatacctttcccattctctatccctctgggagcatggacccagggtcagtgtgggttgcagaaggtagaaggtctggattctgtaattgcttccccactgaacatgggcgctgactggtcggtccatactcccagtctgcctctctctttccctagtagggtgggtctctggggaagcggagctccaggacacattggtggggtcttcagtccagggaagcctggctggcatcctgatgacatctggaacctggggactgaaaagagagttaacgtacgaagccaaacaaattgttgagcaatcatggacccaaagcttggaatagtggagaggaagtgttaggggggtactcactgcaaactctagtgtacttctgctttcaggtatatattttgcagtagtttgcggatacgtgtgaacatatgctctctctcacagaaactggtgtatatctaggttttgggactttgttagaaagtgaaccacctgagatggaattagagtgtattataaaaggaaaggtctcatctgagtgatgaagctgaagggttgtcattcaacacgtgaagtctctggacgcagtctgaagtgaagcatgttgaggtggcaatcgttgcgggAAACACTTTCAAGGGAGGACataggatacggagctctggcggtgggaattgtacctttcttatcctatggtcttgtcaatatttccgtgttataaattttaaaaaagaataaaagggttGGGGTTTTGCATGGTGTCTTAGAGAAGTGTCTCATTAGTGCGGCCTATGTTGCCATTTCGTTTCCTTCATAAATTTCATGACAGCATTATAAAATTTCACTTATTTGCCATTCCACTATTGTGGACGGTTCAACATCCAGGTGCATGCTCTCTAGTTCTAACATAGCTTCATTTACTTTCGAGAAGACTTCAGCTTGCCCCTTGACAGTGAACTTGCTttgctctttcattctttccttctcttcttcccagTGCTTCTGTGCTTCCAGCTGCTCATTCTTTCATAGTCAGCTTTCCCTCAACAAATGTCACTACTTCATTAACAGCTTGCACTTCCACATCGAAATTAAATACATTAGCAAGTTCCACAAGTTCTTCATTTATGACttcaatttgtttctttttctcaaaaccTTTGAAATTATTTCCAAACATTTCAGGCAATTTTCCCACATGCCTTACATAAACTTTTTGTCACTTCCGCCCAAGCTGATTCAATTTTTTCATATACAATGTAAAAAAACATTGCATGATTTCAAAAACTTGTGAAGAACCACTTCACCATTttctattgtttttgctgctttgGAAAACAGTGTGTAAATAGTGTGTTTAAGTGTAGCTATAGCCCGCTGGTCCATTAGTTGTAACAAAGCAGTTGCTTTTTTTAGGCAGGTACACTACCTTTACATCTGCATACAGATCACTGAGACGTTAGTGGTGGCCTGGGGCATTATCAAGTAGGAGGATAATTTTGGTCTTTCTAATTTTTTCATAGTAAAGATTACCAAAACtggtataaaaatataaaacaggtTTGTGCtcagcagaaaaataaaacagagaccctcccccTAGTCCTGATTTTTGTACATATGAAGAGGTAAGCGTCCAGCCTGGCCCCAGAATATATATAGTCAAGCTACGACAAGGGTGGGGGATGTCCCCAGGCTGTCTTGCCTCTCCCCTGGCCCACTGTGTCCAAGGGGAACTCCTGAggcccactgtgtgtgtgtgtggggggggggctggacccTGGTGCTCTGAAGCCCATGGGGAGGGGAGACCACTCCAGAAGTCCACGAGGTGAACTCCTGAAACCCACTGTGTGGGGGACCCCATGCTCCTGAGGCCCACTGTGGGTAGGGAATGACCCCATGTTCCCCAGTCCCAGGGGGAGAAGATTAGCAATTTCTCCTAAGAATTTATCCAAAGTAAACAAACATACTCATTCAAAGAGAGCTATgaacacctatgtttatagcagcacaatttgcattaGCCCAAACCtgaaagtaacccaggtgtccaacagatgagtggctaagatacacacacacacacacacacacacacacacacacacatctgttaaaatgatgaagtcatctcctttgtttcATCATGAATGGAACTTGAGGAAATTGTGTTCTATCATCTGggatcctagtcagggaatccttggattcctcctTAGATACAATGGGCCCAGATCTCTGATAGACCtttctctccaccattactggtcacttccactaGGAACAAGTcatcttgtgggcctcttcaggaccttgaCCTCACTATACAAAAGCAATGGTAAgtactgctccactctccaaagggaggctaagtcatccactggaggaagactggatctgaaatgagtgtagtctagaaggttcccagctgtgaccatggactatgagctcagactgacagggactcagaggttacacaggcacctGTGCTAAAGATGAATAGATAATGGGCCCCAGGTTAGACCATTATGGCaaacagttcattttatttattttcttcaagttggaagctactctccgccctaattcagctttctaaccGTAATCTtaactgacaccatctccctagacaatatttttagtccacctacatgttagctatcaacctCAAGCAAAGAATACTAAAGACATggacccctaggaatatacctaaaatagacttcctagcttccttacaCCCTAAGGTCCCTGTTttcttctgctctattcctatttttggttCCTCTTTATTACATATtgtgtcctgatttatatcttactgcctttcagtcaccaagttccaaaagctacaatttcatcctgacttctctgggcagatgacctcaccaatcaatgtttcctagaacctcacctctccagagtcctacccctactagggaaaaatagaaataggctgggagtatagatcgacctgccaatgccctggtccccacctgcagagcgaaagcttcacaagtactgaaatGCATCAACTACcatggtgtagaaggtgggatttctggcttctgtaatttccaccttctacacctcaatAAGAAATTCgttccatgctcacagagggataaatgataggggaagatgaccagagggctctgcactcccaTTCAACCAGGACTCAAAGCATCTGTCACCAGTAATCTTGTTTGTATACCATttactgaaagggaagcaaacttgaaaacaccagaggaagccaggcactgttttcttttatctgagagggaaaagggtaaGTGTGGTGTAGGTGTAGGCATAGGAAgagggtgtaggtgtgacttagaaaggaaatgggggctaagtggtgactcacctggttaagcacacacattacagtgtgcaagaatgcaggttcaagcccctggtccccacctgcagggggaaatgtcaccggtggtgaagcagggctgcaggtttttctgtttctctcacttactatctcccccttccctctcaatttctctctgtctcagccaataataaataaaaattggggaaaaagaaaatgaaggcaggatcatagaaaatgggaaaaatataacTAGATATGGATATAGATAGTTATAAGGTCAGCCCTTATCTGTGTCCTTGGGAGAAcgactgcaatttccaatggaggggagtggggagacagaactctggtggtggaaatagtatggaattatagtcctagagaaagagaggaggccacagcactgcttgACACTCTATGGAATTCCTCTGGTGTCATGGTTCTCCTACATGGTattggggcctgaacccagggtctcattcatgctctactgggtgctctATATCCTGGTCCTTATTCTACTCATTTGAGTAGAGATctttgtaaaacttttttttttcaatttcaaacATCTTGGAtagactttcttatttatttatttatttatttattatttaagaaaggattaattaacaaaaccatagggtaggaggggtacaattccacacaattcccaccacccaatctccatatcccaccccctcccctgatagctttcccattctctagccctctgggagcatggacccagggtcagtgtgggttgcagaaggtgggaggtctggcttctgtcattgcttccccgctgaacatgggcgttgattggtcggtccatactcccagtctgcctctctctttccctagtagggtgggtctctggggaagcggagttccaggacacattggtggggtcttcagtctagggaagcctggccggcatcctgatgacatctggaacctggtgactgaaaagagagttaacgtacgaagccaaacaaattgttgagcaatcatggacccaaagcttggaatagtggagaggaagtgttagggggggactcactgcaaactctagtgtacttctgctttcaggtatatattttgcagtagtttacggatatgtgtgaacatatgctctctctcacagaaactgctgtatatctaggtttggggactttgttagaaagtgaaccacctgagatggaattagagtatactatgaaaggaaaggtctcacccgagtaatgaagttgaagggttgtcattccacacgtgaagtctctggacacagtctgaagtgaagcatgttgcaaaaagaggtgtgtactcctatgttcatagcagcacaattcataatagctaaaacctggaagcaacccaggtgcccaacaacagatgagtggccgagaaagccgtggtatatatatatacacaatggaatactatgcagctatcaagaacaatgaacccaccttctctgacccatcttggacagagctagaaggaattatgttaagtgagctaagtcagaaagataaagatgagtatgggatgatcccactcatcaacagaagttgaggaagaagatctgaaagggaaactaaaagcaggacctgaccaaattgtaagtagggcaccaaagtaaaaaccctgtggtgaggggtagacatgcagcttcctgggccagtggggggtgggagtgggtgggagggatgggtcacagtcttttggtggtgggaatggtgtttatgtacactcctagtaaaatgtagtcatataaatcattagttaattaatacgagagggggaaaattaattgtatgtctcgaagtttttcaaaacacaaactgagtcttttcaatatatacgctgtgtaattgatatgcagactctctcaaaagcctagaccaagtagatcagaagcaaccaatagcacagctatatacaagatactgggtactgtacagcaaaccctaacaaaaggacttttcaaagttaacccaattaccaaataatgtgatgataacattaactatcgattgtctttttgaaccctaagacagcaggaacctcacatctccactatagagcctctacttcccccagtcctggaaccattggatagggcccactttcccgtatgcctctcccaatccatatcaaataatattgcatctgccgatcacaacctaaccaacacaacgactgccacctcaacatgctttgtA from Erinaceus europaeus chromosome X, mEriEur2.1, whole genome shotgun sequence includes the following:
- the LOC103108542 gene encoding protein phosphatase inhibitor 2-like, producing MAASTASQRPLKGILKNSSTTSSVVPVSDQPGRSVDEDRSKKTQKWDEMNILATYHPADKDYGLMKIDEPSTPYHAMVSDDEDVLSDTERTETLTPDVLAKKLAAAEGLELKYRLHEQESSGDEDSDLSPEEQERKRQFEMKRKLHYNEAINLKLARQLLSDDEEDEEILQVITAPGTSMEGPTQSFAIDEQPQNSSQSS